In Oryza glaberrima chromosome 8, OglaRS2, whole genome shotgun sequence, the following are encoded in one genomic region:
- the LOC127782047 gene encoding uncharacterized protein LOC127782047: protein MEYGFTANYKVWTYHGEFANLEDDDEELSFEMNGAENFIIEDISREKMDVDVSTDSDDFDGGFDLEDMLRHVEPEVLAGRSRGLENWQALEKASKDLLYDETKGCDKDFTVLCSVLELLRLKAKHGWSDTSFNDLMSLLRVLLPKPNFVPSNTYQAKKLICPLSLGVEKIHACKNHCILYRKEYADLECCPTCGTRRYKTGNGPVDSECTDPDSDKGKRGKIPSMVMWYLPIKDRLKRLYSNPTDAELMRWHQESRKIDGMIRHPADARQWKTFDAKHPEFAKDPRNVRFALSTNGMNPFGDLSSSHSTWPVLLTMYNLSTWICQKRKYILLTILIQGPNQPGIDIDVFLEPLMEDMEELWKEGLRLWDEFKREHFNLRAIIFVTINDLPANFSLSGQIKGKTGCLICLEKTSYKYLTSSLNAVYMRHRRFLPQRHRYCKMARLFDNTVENDTAPAARGGTYVYEITKKIKVVYGKGKKKTVKRKKADGDNGTASPFKKHSIFFKYLDYWNDLEIRHTIDVMHLEKNVFDSTIGTLLDIPSKTKDGLKSRNDLVDLSIRHDLHPVVLPNGKTEIPPACYSLTLEEKKAFCKCLQGVRVPTGFASNIRKLVSMKDLTISGYNAHDCRRLLTVFLPIAIRAVKPVHTKVVITKLCYFFNRILQKVFDPLELGPLQTFAVETVCQLEMYFPPSFLDMMEHLIVHIVPQIIELGLLYLHQMWAYERYMSIIKGYVRNRAHPEGTMIEGYTTEEAVECGMDYIKDANAIGIPVHRHEGRLSGRGTVGRKQFFDNDYKKVSAAHNSVLQQLAIVEPFIERHLEEIKACFPGRSNDWVSREHKRRFPLWFKDLNLPVGDSVEELTLQRLAYGPSSIVNSWQGYDINGFTLSTTTKDMESTAQNSGIRVEAIDTSGEKRSYYGTIQEIWELDYGLNIQIPVLRCEWVKDTTGVSVDDYGLTIVDHSKTGHKDDPWVLAKRVAQVFYVKDPSDERKTIVISGKQQIVGIDNIEDPNDYNQFDDVPLFTDLPMRIKKVERTIDEANMSYIRADGVARVIKS, encoded by the coding sequence ATGGAGTACGGATTCACCGCCAACTACAAGGTTTGGACCTATCACGGGGAATTCGCCAATCTagaagatgacgatgaagagTTAAGTTTCGAGATGAATGGGGCAGAGAATTTTATAATCGAAGACATATCGCGTGAAAAAATGGATGTCGATGTTTCCACCGATAGTGATGATttcgatggtggttttgatttaGAGGATATGCTACGCCATGTTGAACCAGAGGTGCTAGCGGGCAGGTCACGAGGATTGGAGAATTGGCAGGCATTAGAGAAGGCATCGAAGGATCTTCTTTACGATGAAACGAAGGGATGTGATAAGGATTTCACAGTCTTGTGTTCAGTGCTTGAACTTCTGAGATTGAAGGCTAAACATGGATGGTCGGACACAAGTTTTAATGATCTGATGAGTTTGTTGCGTGTGTTGCTTCCTAAGCCTAACTTTGTACCATCAAACACGTATCAAGCGAAGAAACTCATATGTCCTTTATCTCTTGGTGTAGAAAAGATTCATGCTTGTAAGAATCACTGCATATTATACCGTAAAGAATATGCGGACTTGGAATGTTGCCCAACGTGTGGCACACGTCGGTATAAAACGGGGAATGGGCCCGTAGATTCAGAGTGTACCGATCCAGATTCTGATAAGGGTAAGCGCGGAAAGATTCCCTCAATGGTGATGTGGTACCTACCAATTAAGGACCGCCTGAAGCGTCTGTACTCAAACCCGACTGATGCTGAGTTGATGAGATGGCATCAAGAGAGCCGGAAGATAGATGGTATGATTCGACATCCCGCCGACGCTCGCCAGTGGAAGACATTTGATGCAAAACACCCAGAATTTGCTAAGGATCCTAGGAATGTAAGGTTTGCGTTGAGCACTAATGGAATGAACCCGTTTGGTGACTTAAGCAGCTCGCACAGCACATGGCCAGTCCTTCTCACAATGTATAATCTTTCAACATGGATATGTCAGAAACGAAAGTACATTCTTCTTACTATCCTCATACAAGGTCCAAACCAACCTGGAATCGACATAGATGTTTTCCTTGAGCCTTTGATGGAGGACATGGAGGAGCTTTGGAAAGAGGGGTTACGACTATGGGATGAGTTTAAGCGGGAGCACTTCAATCTACGTGCGATCATATTTGTTACCATCAATGACCTACCTGCAAACTTTTCATTATCTGGGCAGATTAAAGGGAAGACTGGATGTCTGATATGTCTGGAGAAAACTTCGTACAAATACCTGACGTCGTCTTTGAATGCAGTGTACATGCGGCATCGACGGTTCCTACCACAAAGACATAGGTACTGTAAGATGGCTAGATTGTTCGATAATACAGTGGAGAATGACACTGCCCCAGCAGCAAGAGGTGGTACATACGTGTATGAGATAACAAAGAAGATTAAGGTTGTAtatggaaagggaaagaagaagacAGTAAAGAGGAAGAAAGCTGATGGTGACAACGGTACTGCGTCGCCTTTCAAGAAGCACTcaattttcttcaaatacttagATTACTGGAATGACCTAGAGATTCGACATACAATTGATGTTATGCACCTCGAGAAGAACGTGTTTGATAGCACCATTGGCACATTGCTGGACATCCCGAGTAAAACGAAGGATGGATTGAAGTCACGTAACGACCTTGTAGATTTGTCCATACGGCATGACCTTCACCCAGTAGTGCTGCCAAATGGGAAGACCGAGATTCCTCCTGCTTGTTACTCATTGACACTTGAAGAGAAAAAAGCCTTCTGTAAATGTTTACAAGGGGTTAGAGTGCCTACTGGTTTCGCATCGAACATCAGGAAGCTAGTATCAATGAAGGATTTGACCATTTCGGGATACAATGCGCATGACTGTCGTAGGTTGCTAACGGTATTCCTACCAATTGCTATAAGGGCAGTCAAACCAGTCCATACAAAGGTGGTTATAACAaagttgtgctactttttcaatcGAATTTTGCAGAAGGTATTTGATCCTCTGGAATTAGGTCCGCTTCAGACATTTGCCGTCGAGACTGTATGCCAGCTTGAGATGTATTTCCCACCATCATTTTTAGATATGATGGAGCATTTGATCGTTCACATCGTCCCTCAGATTATTGAACTTGGTCTCTTATACTTACATCAGATGTGGGCCTATGAGCGTTACATGTCGATCATCAAAGGCTATGTACGCAATCGCGCTCACCCGGAAGGAACAATGATAGAGGGATACACAACTGAAGAGGCAGTCGAGTGTGGTATGGACTACATAAAGGATGCTAATGCAATTGGGATTCCTGTTCATCGACATGAAGGTAGATTGTCTGGAAGGGGTACTGTTGGTAGGAAGCAGTTCTTTGATAATGATTACAAAAAGGTGTCCGCGGCACACAACAGCGTTCTTCAACAGCTCGCTATCGTTGAGCCATTCATTGAGCGACACCTAGAAGAAATCAAAGCCTGCTTCCCAGGGCGGTCCAATGATTGGGTATCAAGAGAGCACAAGCGTCGCTTTCCTCTGTGGTTCAAAGATCTAAACCTGCCAGTTGGTGATTCTGTGGAGGAACTTACTTTACAAAGACTGGCATATGGGCCTTCAAGTATTGTCAATTCATGGCAAGGTTACGACATCAATGGATTTACCTTGAGTACGACTACGAAGGACATGGAAAGCACCGCACAAAACAGTGGGATCCGTGTCGAAGCGATTGACACGAGTGGAGAAAAGAGGTCGTATTATGGGACCATTCAGGAAATATGGGAACTGGACTATGGCCTAAACATCCAGATCCCTGTGCTCCGTTGTGAATGGGTTAAAGACACAACAGGGGTTTCCGTTGATGACTACGGGCTAACGATAGTCGATCACAGTAAAACAGGCCACAAGGATGATCCATGGGTTTTAGCAAAGCGTGTGGCtcaagtgttttatgtgaaGGACCCTTcagatgaaagaaaaactattgtCATATCCGGAAAGCAACAGATCGTCGGTATTGACAACATCGAAGACCCCAATGATTATAACCAGTTCGACGATGTACCATTGTTTACTGATCTTCCGATGCGAATTAAGAAGGTTGAGAGAACAATCGATGAAGCGAATATGTCGTACATTCGAGCAGATGGTGTTGCCAGGGTTATTAAGTCATAG
- the LOC127783368 gene encoding uncharacterized protein LOC127783368 — protein MVQAKMEAALQGDGGASCLLAGVERGSHGTVLGEAELGLPLGEAVLGADHAGAPFDEIGAPGSSCAGGSARDHGAGLLVDNDCAGVLANGFADFLIKGYMATPCTNTGVLVSDMAAPCTNTGVLARDMAAPNAGLGAPYSIAGVFARDMAAPNAGLGAPNSIAGVFARDMAARYSSGGVLACEHGVPFETKAQGMVAAGAPPAPQVFIDVLMDAKAGASMAAKAAASAGARRGRGSNLASAVVGITAASSAVTMVAGGAVSPPVAFGLFLLLLAGLALAASPVRRG, from the exons ATGGTGCAAGCGAAGATGGAGGCTGCGCTccagggcgacggcggcgcctcctGCCTGCTGGCGGGCGTCGAGCGGGGCTCCCATGGCACCGTTCTTGGCGAGGCGGAGCTCGGCTTGCCGTTGGGCGAGGCGGTTCTTGGCGCGGACCATGCCGGCGCGCCCTTCGACGAGATAGGCGCTCCCGGCTCCAGCTGCGCCGGCGGCTCCGCGCGCGACCACGGCGCTGGGCTGCTTGTGGACAATGACTGCGCCGGCGTGCTTGCCAACGGTTTCGCCGACTTCCTGATCAAGGGCTACATGGCCACGCCCTGCACCAACACCGGCGTCCTCGTGTCCGACATGGCCGCGCCCTGCACCAACACCGGCGTCCTCGCGCGCGACATGGCCGCGCCTAACGCCGGGTTGGGCGCGCCCTACTCCATCGCCGGCGTCTTCGCGCGCGACATGGCTGCGCCTAACGCCGGGTTGGGCGCGCCCAACTCCATCGCCGGCGTCTTCGCGCGCGATATGGCCGCGCGCTACTCcagcggcggcgtcctcgcGTGTGAACACGGCGTGCCCTTCGAGACGAAGGCGCAGGGCATGGTCGCGGCCggtgcgccgccggcgcctcag GTTTTCATTGATGTCCTTATGGACGCCAAGGCCGGTGCATCCATGGCGGCGAAGGCCGCAGCCAGCGCaggcgctcgccgcggccgtggcAGCAACCTTGCTTCAGCTGTGGTGGGAATCACGGCTGCCTCATCAGCCGTCaccatggtcgccggcggcgccgtcagcCCGCCGGTGGCATTTgggctcttcctcctcctgctcgccgGTCTCGCTCTCGCTGCCTCGCCTGTTCGCCGTGGGTAA
- the LOC127782649 gene encoding uncharacterized protein LOC127782649, protein MAAAADVKLRNLRAAAAVDLISSGPRPHLAEQISSSSLPCSFVVNVLPSLIPQTMSISTPELLLPFGDDDLLTTTTHVPFLGLGATAAATVPYYSGTGGGGFAREHGVDAGEQFGAAPSSMKKAEQEQIKIDIPSGAANAAADADAPGGNLASAVIGIAAASSAVTMVAAGAVSPPLAFGLFVLLLGGLSLAASGVRRS, encoded by the exons ATGGCGGCCGCTGCCGACGTGAAGCTTAGGaatctccgcgccgccgccgccgtcgacctgaTCAG CAGCGGACCTCGACCTCACCTCGCGGAGCAAATTTCAAGCTCGAGCCTTCCGTGCTCGTTCGTCGTCAACGTCCTCCCATCCCTGATTCCCCAGACCATGAGCATCTCCACGCCTGAGCTCCTCTTGCccttcggcgacgacgacctcctcacCACGACCACGCACGTGCCGTTCCTGGGTCTgggcgccaccgctgccgccacggTGCCCTACTActccggcaccggcggcggcggcttcgcgcGCGAGCACGGCGTGGACGCGGGAGAGCAGTTCGGCGCGGCGCCTTCCTCCATGAAGAAGGCAGAGCAGGAGCAG ATTAAGATTGATATTCCCAGTGGAGCAGCAAATGCAGCCGCCGACGCAGATGCTCCCGGCGGCAACCTTGCTTCGGCCGTAATCGGGATCGCCGCCGCTTCATCTGCGGTCActatggtcgccgccggcgccgtcagTCCGCCGCTGGCATTTGGTCTCTTTGTGCTTCTGCTGGGCGGCCTCTCTCTTGCTGCCTCCGGTGTTCGCCGTTCGTAA